The genomic interval GACCACAGATTCAGATTCTGTGCCCAAAATATCCACAATACGCAAACGCAACTTCTCACTAACTACCCAAATAACTCACTTGACAACAAGCGCAAAGTCTGAACCCAAGTACTTCCATTGAATTAcctaaaatatcatattttgaaaTCCAATATCAGATTTTTCTGTTGAAACTGAGCTTCAAATCATGTCAGCTTTTACATCAACAGCTCTACAATATTCATCCACATCATATTTACAATCATGGGCACCTTATTTAGAAGGTACACGTGATCATAATTCACGGTGTGTCAGAGTGAGATCATACAAACCTACTTCTCAGATATTACACCAACAGAACGTTGCAAGGGGGCTAACAATCCAGAACACAGCCACAAAGCCAGCGAAATCACCAGGTATGTTCTGAGTTACTCTTACTTGATTAAACTGTCACAGCAACTCGAAGATGTGATGGAACCTTAACTTCATCTTTTGTTTGGAGATAATAGCTGAAGAAGAATGGAAGGTTAAGCGAGAATTACTGCTGAAAAAAAGGGTAAAGCTCCGTCTCTATGTCATACATGCTCTCCTGAATGCACGAATAAGTACGCTTGCATCTTTAGCATTTACGTTAAAGTGAGCACAAAGAAATTTCAAGATAATACAAAAGCTTGAAATTTCTGGCGAAGTAGATAATATTTCATTGCATACTAAGAAGTAGGTATCATAGAATAATGCAAACAAGAACGTTGAAAACAGGGGAAATTGGCTATGTGGTCAAACAAGTGCTACACAATACAACTAATAATAACATGTAAAATCTaggcaaatgtcatttcaagTTTTATCACATGcaagttttaatttttggtttacaaaaatttagattagGGAGGCACACTCTATACAACAATGCAAGTTTATACTATTTGATATAATATTGCAGGTAAAAAGTGTGGAAGCAAAAGAAGCTCTGCGCCTTcagaaagaaaataattttgtgaTTCTTGATGTAAGGCCAGAAGCAGAGTTCAAGGAGGTTAGTGAACAAATTTTTAGACTTGTTTTCCAACTACAATGTGCCTGTACATTCATGTTGCATTTTATCTGTGCCTCCGCTGTGCTTCTGCTTATGTTTGATTGTTATATATGGGGTACTAAGACTAAGAAAAAAAACTGATGGATTTGGCTACGATAAGTGCAGGCTCATCCCCCAGATGCGATTAATGTTCAAGTATACAGGCTTATAAAAGAGTGGACAGCCTGGGACATTGCCAGACGTGCTGCATTTGCATTTTTTGGTATTTTCTCTGGCACAGAAGAGAACCCCGAGTTTATCAAATGTACGACGAATTTGCCTCACCATGCATTTCTTGAACTCATGCATTCTTATTTtctgaaattaaatatttgattaatacTGGCAGCTGTTGAGGCAAAACTAGATAAAAATGCAAAGATAATAGTAGCTTGCTCAGCAGGAGGAACAATGAAACCAACACAAAATCTGCCAGAAGGTCAACAATCTAGGTATCCAATTATCTCTCTCCCTTTCCTGTTCCTAATTTCTTCTCTCTAGTTTTTCAATTTGACTCGCTAAATTTCATATATGCTGTAAGAATATTATAGTCCAAAACTGGTTGGCAACAGATTATGAAATCAATCCATTATGTATACAAACTTTTGGTGATTCCAACTCAAACCTTTTGGATGTGTTTGCACTATGCATCCAACGTCAGAGTCAGAGACATTTAAATTTTAGAGGACAGGATACATGACATTCATTTTACTGTAAACCATCCTACCAAGTTATTAATTGTTAAGTAACAATAAGACAAATTAGTTCTTCGTTGGCTAAAATACACAATGGAAGGTGCCATTAATAACTTGGATTGCATGGATGTAAAATCAGAGAAAGTGATATAGGTGTAAGCTGCATGTTGTATACCACTATCCATGCAATTatggaagaaaaaatattaaatattcaaatCATTGACCTGCTGCTCTGATGATCACATTTTGGTACTTAAACAGGTCTCTAATAGCAGCTTACTTGCTGGTCCTTAATGGTTACAACAATGTCTTCCATCTAGAAGGCGGGCTTTACTCGTGGTTTAAAGAGGATCTACCAAGTGTTTCAGAGGAGGAGTGAACGAATGAATCTATTGCTAATATTCTGCATGCAGAGAAGCCTGGACCTAGTTTTGACCATAATGAGGATGCTGATAAATGCATACAAGGGAAAGATCAGAACAGATGAATTGAAATGTAATCATTGAACTGGTGTAAAAATTTAGTATGAGAGAAAATGTCAAGTTACATTCTCTAAAGATTTCCTCCACAGCTTTAACATGAAAGCGTGTATTTCAGCATCATATTATCACATTAGCATTTTGCAATTTTCCCATGCACATGAACCATGTTTTGGAACCACTAAAGCATACTGATCAATTAAAATACAAGCTTAGTGATCAATCCTAAAGATGTCCAATCGAAAAGAAGATAAACCAAGTGCTCCAGAAAAAGGCATTGTTTAACCTACCTTTGCCTAAGCCTTTAAAGATGCTCTTGCCATGGCTAGAGCACCATCATAACTCCGATTTCCTCCAATAAAACCACTCATGTGCACAAAAGTACAATCTGGGATTCCAACAACCTCAGATAGCTTGTCATTTTCCAAACCCCTCCAAAGATATGGTAGTGGTTTTCTGCTCTCAAATCTAGCAGGTGAAATTGCCACTGCCTGTAGTCTCCAATTCTCACTCCTATCATCCTAGAAGTAGGAGTTGTATATTATATTAATCACAGATCAAAtagtaatttataattgaataggAAAATAAAGAAAGTATTTCAAGTTTATAAGTGACCTTGGTTATGATGAATGAACCAGAAAATAAACCAGTGACCAGTGTATATATTTTGAGAGGGGGATGCTGGAAATGATGGATGCTTATATTATATTCGATTTCATATTGATAAATTAACTCAGCTAAAAACCTGCCTGGTAAAGAACATATTTGATGGAAGGGTTGATTTTCATTTCCTCCTCGAGCTCATGTATGTGAAGTTTCCACTGTGGAATAAGTTCAGAAATAATTCTTAAAAGGATGTTCAAAgtcaaaacaatattattttccGTAGAAAAGATTGTTATATACCCTTTGATTAATGAAGGGAAAACTAGTCTATTACAAcaactattaaaaaattgtgtcaaattaattaaatggcTTGTCTACTTACAGGACAAGAACGATTTAGCTTTATGATCTCTCCA from Cicer arietinum cultivar CDC Frontier isolate Library 1 chromosome 5, Cicar.CDCFrontier_v2.0, whole genome shotgun sequence carries:
- the LOC101498293 gene encoding rhodanese-like domain-containing protein 14, chloroplastic, translated to MSAFTSTALQYSSTSYLQSWAPYLEGTRDHNSRCVRVRSYKPTSQILHQQNVARGLTIQNTATKPAKSPAEEEWKVKRELLLKKRVKSVEAKEALRLQKENNFVILDVRPEAEFKEAHPPDAINVQVYRLIKEWTAWDIARRAAFAFFGIFSGTEENPEFIKSVEAKLDKNAKIIVACSAGGTMKPTQNLPEGQQSRSLIAAYLLVLNGYNNVFHLEGGLYSWFKEDLPSVSEEE